One Beggiatoa leptomitoformis DNA segment encodes these proteins:
- a CDS encoding IS982 family transposase, translating into MNLTRLFCEADDFCNAFIPAWEKTQLNDGCKKRRRTRSLSPSEIIIVLYHSSGYRTFKWFYTHHQHLSQAFPKLVPYNRFIELLPDILISLTFFMKSRCATGKGIAFIDSTPLRVCDNLRISRYKTFKDEAQRGKSSTGWFYGFKRHLLVDDCGQILSFRITRGNVDDRKPVPSLLKNFIGKVFGDRGYLSKKLAELLALDDVELITSLKKNMAFDKLLLRKRCIIETINDQLKNIFDLEHSRHRSLSNYSNSTIKRLNRIQ; encoded by the coding sequence ATAAATTTAACACGATTGTTTTGTGAAGCGGATGATTTCTGCAACGCATTTATTCCCGCATGGGAAAAAACTCAACTCAACGATGGCTGCAAAAAAAGACGCAGAACTCGAAGTTTAAGCCCTTCTGAAATCATCATCGTCTTGTACCACTCCTCAGGTTACAGAACCTTCAAATGGTTTTATACCCATCATCAACATCTCTCTCAAGCATTTCCGAAGCTTGTCCCCTACAATCGTTTTATTGAGCTGTTACCTGACATCTTGATTTCTCTGACTTTCTTCATGAAAAGCCGTTGCGCCACAGGGAAGGGGATTGCCTTTATTGATTCAACCCCTTTACGAGTTTGCGATAACCTACGGATTTCACGCTACAAAACCTTCAAGGATGAGGCGCAAAGAGGCAAGTCCTCAACAGGATGGTTTTATGGCTTCAAACGCCATCTCTTAGTCGATGATTGCGGTCAAATCCTCTCCTTTCGGATTACGCGCGGCAATGTCGATGATAGAAAACCTGTTCCAAGTCTGCTGAAAAACTTTATCGGTAAAGTCTTTGGAGACCGTGGTTATCTCTCTAAAAAGCTAGCGGAGTTATTAGCTTTAGATGACGTAGAACTGATTACCTCCTTGAAGAAAAACATGGCTTTCGATAAGCTTTTGTTACGTAAGCGTTGTATCATCGAAACGATCAATGATCAGTTGAAAAATATTTTTGATTTAGAACACTCGCGGCATCGTTCATTGAGCAATTATAGCAACAGTACTATAAAAAGATTAAATAGAATTCAGTAA
- a CDS encoding GGDEF domain-containing response regulator: MNAIQAHILVVDDAQLIRNMMVQVLKKAGYTVDTVENGQQAVDYFIEYHPDLILMDADMPVLNGLEACQRIRELPEGKNIPILIVTAFGEREWVDRAYQMGATDYLTKPVNWHVLRNRIHYILQARRAEEALFEEKERAQVTLASIGDGVITTNAEGKVDYINPVAVRLTGWTPERAYGQALNEVFFVIDETTGEPVEAPLQRCLEQGETVDIAKENNVLLNRQTKQYFAIEDSVAPIRDRKGHIIGVVVVFHDVTELVYKSKHDSLTDLYNRREFESRLKRTLHTKSPIEHSLLYMDLDQFKIVNDLCGHEAGDQLLKDVALLLKKKVKENHGYGRATLARLGGDEFGLLLEKCGLQQSTNIANNIREAIENYRFFWRSNDTQETGIFSIGISIGLVPFNTEHAPQHDVLAVADASCFAAKHAGRNMVHVYQEKYAEQLERHKEIQWVSLINDNLTRENGFSLYYQPIMPLSEPEQGFHYEILLRMDDQRGSLLSPGSFLSAAGRHNLMPILDQWVVKTVLQWFVNNPHYIPQLTLLSINISGHSLGDKNFLATVIDSIRHAPIPPYKLCFEINETSAITNLSGAVNFMSHLKKLGCRFALDNFGAGMSSFSYLKNLPIDFIKIDGDFVKGIVNDPIDYATVKAINDIGHLMHIKTIAERVETKAILDKLKGISVDYVQGYWVGEPQPLKIKESIH; the protein is encoded by the coding sequence ATGAACGCAATACAAGCTCATATCCTTGTTGTAGATGATGCACAGCTAATCCGCAACATGATGGTACAAGTTTTAAAAAAAGCAGGTTATACGGTTGATACTGTAGAAAATGGTCAGCAAGCTGTTGATTATTTTATTGAATACCACCCAGACTTGATTTTAATGGATGCGGATATGCCCGTTTTAAATGGCTTAGAAGCCTGTCAGCGTATTCGTGAATTACCTGAGGGAAAAAATATCCCCATTCTTATCGTCACTGCATTTGGTGAGCGAGAATGGGTTGACCGTGCCTATCAAATGGGAGCTACTGATTATCTCACTAAGCCTGTAAATTGGCATGTGTTACGCAATCGGATTCATTATATTTTACAAGCTCGTCGTGCGGAAGAAGCCTTATTTGAAGAAAAAGAACGCGCACAAGTCACGCTTGCGTCTATTGGTGATGGTGTTATCACCACCAATGCAGAAGGAAAAGTTGATTATATTAATCCTGTCGCTGTGCGTTTAACGGGCTGGACACCTGAAAGAGCTTACGGGCAAGCATTAAATGAAGTTTTTTTCGTCATTGATGAAACGACTGGTGAACCCGTTGAAGCTCCCTTACAACGTTGTTTGGAACAGGGTGAAACAGTTGATATTGCAAAAGAAAATAATGTTTTACTCAACCGTCAAACTAAACAATATTTTGCAATTGAAGACTCTGTTGCCCCTATTCGTGACCGTAAAGGTCATATTATCGGTGTCGTCGTTGTTTTTCATGATGTAACTGAATTGGTTTACAAATCAAAACATGATTCGCTAACAGATTTATATAATCGCCGCGAATTCGAATCCCGTTTAAAACGCACGCTACACACGAAAAGCCCTATTGAGCATAGTCTGCTCTATATGGATTTAGACCAATTTAAAATCGTCAATGATTTATGTGGACACGAGGCAGGCGACCAATTACTAAAGGATGTCGCCTTACTGCTAAAGAAAAAAGTTAAAGAAAATCATGGCTATGGACGTGCAACACTCGCCCGTTTGGGCGGTGATGAATTCGGCTTGTTATTAGAAAAATGCGGACTGCAACAATCGACAAATATCGCCAATAATATTCGTGAAGCTATTGAAAATTATCGGTTTTTTTGGCGTAGTAACGATACACAAGAAACAGGTATATTCAGCATAGGCATTAGTATCGGCTTAGTTCCCTTTAATACGGAACACGCGCCACAACATGATGTTTTAGCGGTTGCGGATGCTTCTTGTTTTGCGGCAAAACATGCAGGGCGCAATATGGTGCATGTTTATCAAGAAAAATATGCGGAGCAATTAGAGCGACATAAAGAAATTCAATGGGTTTCATTGATTAATGATAATTTGACGCGAGAAAATGGTTTTTCTCTCTATTATCAACCAATTATGCCACTCTCCGAACCCGAACAAGGGTTTCACTATGAAATATTACTGCGAATGGATGACCAACGCGGTAGTTTATTATCTCCCGGCTCTTTTCTCTCCGCTGCAGGACGGCATAATTTAATGCCCATTTTAGACCAATGGGTTGTAAAAACAGTCTTACAATGGTTTGTTAATAATCCACACTATATTCCACAATTAACCTTATTATCCATTAATATTTCTGGACATTCTTTAGGGGATAAAAATTTTTTAGCGACTGTCATCGATAGTATTCGCCATGCACCCATTCCCCCTTATAAACTGTGTTTTGAGATTAATGAAACCAGTGCAATCACGAATTTAAGTGGTGCGGTTAATTTTATGAGTCATTTAAAAAAATTAGGTTGTCGCTTTGCGCTGGATAATTTTGGGGCGGGCATGTCTTCTTTTAGTTATTTAAAGAATTTACCCATTGATTTTATAAAAATTGATGGCGATTTTGTAAAAGGTATTGTGAATGACCCTATAGATTATGCAACTGTGAAAGCGATTAATGATATTGGGCATTTAATGCACATAAAAACAATTGCTGAACGGGTCGAAACAAAGGCCATTTTAGATAAATTAAAAGGTATTAGTGTGGATTATGTGCAGGGATATTGGGTTGGAGAACCGCAGCCATTAAAAATTAAAGAATCAATTCATTAG
- a CDS encoding ABC transporter permease subunit produces the protein MSNKTNSGFLWTMLSFGYVFLYAPIIILMIYSFNENRLVTVWSSFSTKWYSELLKDEQMLEAAWMSLQLGIFAATSAVILGTLAGLVMTRFRQFRGQMTFAALITAPLVMPEVITGLSLLLMFVALEQAIGFPEGRGLLTMWIAHVTFCTAYVAVITTSRLRELDNSIEEAAMDLGAPPLKVFFVITLPIIAPALISGWLLAFTLSLDDLVIASFTSGPGSTTLPMVIYSSVRLGVSPKINALATIIILLISTVVFISGWVMMRLERKRAEEMQQAVAEALAIENTSYH, from the coding sequence ATGTCAAACAAGACAAATTCGGGTTTTCTGTGGACGATGCTATCTTTTGGCTACGTTTTTCTTTACGCGCCTATCATCATCCTGATGATTTACTCATTTAATGAAAATCGGCTTGTTACCGTTTGGTCAAGCTTCTCAACAAAATGGTATAGCGAATTATTAAAAGATGAGCAAATGCTAGAAGCTGCATGGATGAGCTTACAACTGGGTATATTCGCCGCGACAAGCGCGGTAATTTTGGGAACATTAGCAGGCTTAGTCATGACACGGTTTCGCCAATTTCGTGGACAAATGACATTTGCAGCCCTCATTACAGCACCACTGGTTATGCCCGAAGTTATCACAGGACTATCCCTACTTCTCATGTTTGTCGCGCTAGAACAAGCCATAGGCTTCCCTGAAGGACGTGGACTACTCACCATGTGGATAGCACACGTTACTTTCTGCACTGCTTACGTGGCGGTAATAACAACCTCACGTTTGCGTGAATTAGACAACTCGATTGAAGAAGCGGCAATGGACTTAGGTGCGCCACCGCTAAAAGTCTTTTTCGTGATTACCCTACCCATTATTGCCCCTGCATTAATCTCAGGCTGGTTACTCGCTTTTACCCTGTCATTAGACGACTTAGTCATTGCCAGTTTTACCTCGGGGCCAGGTTCAACAACCTTACCAATGGTGATTTACTCTAGCGTACGTTTAGGTGTTAGCCCTAAAATTAACGCATTAGCAACAATCATTATTTTATTGATTTCCACTGTTGTTTTTATTTCGGGCTGGGTAATGATGCGTTTAGAACGAAAACGGGCTGAAGAAATGCAACAAGCCGTTGCCGAAGCCTTAGCAATAGAAAACACAAGTTATCACTAA
- a CDS encoding TAXI family TRAP transporter solute-binding subunit — protein MNKVNKLFLIIGLFSLSLPTVWAGEPVLNLCTGGKTGIYFPVGGMIATQAKGDVTVNVLETKGSADNLKKLKDKSCDAAIVQADAYFAEEDMQLQTALKLEQTATLYDEYVHLICNRQSGVGSVGDLEDYPEKYTLLVGVKGSGSALTWRSFTLLDEDYAKVPTLPIGDGRALAQLVEGKEAQCLLYVGGLNSEIMKTFNAQGDKLQLVAVDDGDFDNKKDQLGKRIYHFAKIPSGTYDKLQSGFFSSSVTTIAVQAVVVANKEWIDANPDAYNNFATAVFDAIPHIKRLIEEKK, from the coding sequence ATGAATAAGGTGAATAAATTATTTTTAATCATAGGATTATTTAGTCTGTCACTTCCCACTGTCTGGGCGGGCGAGCCTGTTTTGAATTTATGTACAGGCGGGAAAACAGGGATTTATTTTCCTGTGGGTGGGATGATTGCGACGCAAGCGAAAGGTGATGTAACGGTCAACGTGCTTGAAACTAAAGGTTCTGCGGATAATCTTAAAAAATTAAAAGACAAATCTTGTGATGCGGCGATTGTACAGGCGGATGCGTATTTTGCAGAAGAAGATATGCAATTACAAACCGCTTTAAAATTAGAACAAACCGCAACACTTTATGATGAGTATGTGCATTTAATTTGTAATCGTCAGTCAGGTGTGGGTAGCGTGGGGGATTTGGAAGATTATCCTGAAAAATACACGCTGTTAGTTGGTGTAAAAGGGAGTGGTTCAGCATTAACATGGCGGTCATTTACGCTGTTAGATGAAGATTATGCGAAAGTACCAACCTTGCCAATTGGCGATGGACGCGCTTTAGCGCAATTGGTTGAGGGTAAAGAGGCGCAATGTTTGTTATATGTTGGCGGACTGAATTCCGAGATAATGAAAACCTTTAATGCACAAGGGGATAAATTGCAATTGGTTGCGGTAGATGATGGCGATTTTGATAATAAGAAAGACCAGTTGGGAAAACGGATTTATCATTTTGCCAAAATTCCGTCAGGTACATACGATAAATTGCAAAGCGGCTTTTTTAGTAGTAGTGTAACAACAATTGCTGTGCAAGCCGTTGTTGTTGCTAATAAAGAATGGATTGATGCAAACCCTGATGCGTACAATAACTTTGCAACGGCTGTTTTTGATGCGATTCCGCATATCAAACGCCTTATTGAGGAAAAAAAATAA
- a CDS encoding IS630 transposase-related protein, with amino-acid sequence MTYSIDFRKKVLKVKQEENLTLAAVAKRFQIAIASVVRWSKVLEAKGTRNRPTKIDMEALKQDVELYPDAYHYERSARFGITEGGIRHALKRLGIRRKKNPQTSQSQPRSKSSKTT; translated from the coding sequence ATGACCTATTCAATAGATTTCCGTAAAAAAGTATTAAAAGTGAAACAAGAAGAAAATCTCACCCTAGCAGCGGTAGCGAAACGCTTTCAAATAGCCATCGCAAGCGTCGTCAGGTGGAGCAAAGTATTGGAAGCCAAAGGGACACGTAACAGACCAACTAAAATAGACATGGAAGCTCTAAAACAAGATGTAGAGTTATATCCCGATGCTTACCATTATGAACGCTCAGCCCGTTTTGGGATTACGGAAGGCGGGATTCGCCATGCGTTAAAACGTCTAGGGATTCGCCGTAAAAAAAACCCTCAAACATCCCAAAGCCAACCCCGAAGCAAGTCTTCCAAGACAACATGA
- a CDS encoding ABC transporter permease subunit, translated as MINFFNPWLPKPRFFVIAIPYIWFLLFFLVPFAIVLKISFSEAAIAIPPYTPLIVRENDIVQLTLKLGNYAYLWNDNLYITAYISSLTIAFFTTLLCLLIGYPIAYAIANADASIRNMLLMLIILPSWTSFLIRVYAWVGLLKNNGIINNFLIGLGIIDQPIEMLYTPFAVYVGLVYNYLPFMILPLYTNLVKMDNSLLEAAADLGCRPIKAFLTITIPLSMGGIVAGSMLVFIPVVGEFIVPELLAGPDTLMIGKVLWQEFFNNRDWPVASSVAIIMLLLLIVPIILFNRYQNRQTEA; from the coding sequence ATGATAAACTTCTTTAATCCTTGGCTACCCAAACCCCGATTTTTCGTTATTGCCATTCCCTACATTTGGTTTTTACTGTTTTTTCTCGTTCCATTTGCCATTGTACTAAAAATCAGTTTTAGCGAAGCAGCAATTGCCATTCCGCCCTATACACCGCTCATTGTACGGGAAAACGACATCGTACAACTGACATTAAAGCTAGGCAATTATGCTTACTTATGGAATGACAACTTATACATTACAGCCTATATCAGCTCGCTAACCATTGCCTTTTTTACCACATTGTTATGCTTACTGATTGGTTATCCCATCGCGTATGCTATTGCAAATGCAGATGCCTCCATACGCAACATGCTATTAATGCTAATTATTCTTCCCTCATGGACCTCATTTTTAATTCGAGTTTACGCATGGGTAGGTTTGCTGAAAAATAACGGCATTATCAACAACTTTTTAATCGGTTTAGGCATTATCGACCAACCCATTGAAATGCTCTACACCCCTTTTGCAGTTTATGTTGGTTTAGTTTACAACTACTTACCTTTTATGATACTGCCACTTTATACCAACCTCGTTAAAATGGACAACTCCTTGCTGGAAGCCGCCGCTGATTTAGGCTGTCGTCCGATAAAAGCCTTTTTAACCATTACAATACCCCTCTCAATGGGGGGAATTGTCGCAGGCTCCATGCTGGTTTTTATTCCTGTGGTAGGCGAATTTATTGTACCCGAATTACTAGCAGGGCCTGATACCCTGATGATAGGTAAAGTATTATGGCAAGAATTCTTTAATAACCGTGATTGGCCTGTTGCTTCATCCGTTGCTATCATAATGTTATTACTGCTAATTGTGCCAATCATCCTCTTTAACCGCTACCAAAACCGTCAAACAGAGGCATAA
- a CDS encoding transposase: protein MDESSFAHDMPRHHGYAPIGKRCFGAQDWNAKGRTNVIGALLNFCLLTVSLVSGAINSDVFFAWITQDLLPKLPQNSVIVMDNATFHKRSDIQQAILDAGHLLEYLPPYSPDLNPIEHKWAQAKTLRKQQHCSIDELFLLNSI from the coding sequence ATCGATGAGAGTAGTTTTGCTCACGACATGCCACGTCATCATGGCTATGCACCTATCGGCAAACGTTGCTTTGGCGCGCAAGACTGGAATGCAAAAGGACGTACTAATGTCATCGGGGCTTTGCTCAATTTTTGTTTATTAACGGTCTCTTTAGTTTCTGGCGCGATTAATTCCGATGTCTTTTTCGCTTGGATAACCCAAGACTTACTTCCTAAACTCCCTCAGAATTCTGTCATTGTGATGGATAACGCCACTTTTCATAAACGTAGCGACATTCAGCAGGCTATTTTAGACGCTGGGCATCTCTTGGAATATTTACCGCCTTATTCGCCTGATTTAAATCCTATTGAGCATAAATGGGCTCAGGCTAAGACTCTCCGTAAACAACAACATTGTTCTATTGATGAGCTCTTTTTACTGAATTCTATTTAA
- the potA gene encoding polyamine ABC transporter ATP-binding protein has product MAVAEEDLSAVDSKPISVLPKSDNANYIRIENITKSFDKFVAVDNVSLAINKGEIFALLGSSGCGKSTLLRMLAGFEIPSEGRIYIDGQDMSSIPPYLRPVNMMFQSYALFPHLTVAQNIEFGLKQDAIPKTERLEQVAKMLELVRMSAYAKRKPHQLSGGQKQRVALARSLAKKPKLLLLDEPMGALDKKLRGQMQLEVVEILERVGVTCVMVTHDQEEAMTMAGRIGIMDKGRLLQVGAPTVVYETPNSRFTAEFIGSANMFEGILVEDEPNYVKISCPAIPNKFYVEHGITGEEGMQVCVAIRPEKITILTEQPDHEYNWAKGVVHDIAYLGSHSIYYINLESGKRVQATVANQGRFSKLSVTWKDDVYISWHSESMVVLTS; this is encoded by the coding sequence ATGGCAGTGGCTGAAGAAGACCTCTCCGCAGTAGATAGTAAACCCATTTCTGTACTGCCTAAGTCTGATAATGCTAACTATATTCGCATTGAAAATATTACTAAATCGTTTGACAAATTTGTAGCAGTTGACAATGTGAGTTTAGCGATTAACAAAGGTGAAATTTTTGCATTATTAGGCAGTTCTGGCTGCGGCAAATCTACCTTATTGCGCATGTTAGCAGGCTTTGAAATTCCTTCTGAGGGTAGAATTTATATTGATGGACAGGACATGTCCAGCATTCCGCCTTATTTGCGCCCCGTTAATATGATGTTTCAATCCTATGCCTTGTTTCCGCATTTAACTGTTGCCCAAAACATAGAGTTTGGTTTAAAACAAGATGCGATTCCTAAAACAGAACGTCTTGAACAAGTTGCTAAAATGTTAGAATTAGTCCGTATGTCCGCTTACGCAAAACGTAAACCGCACCAATTATCAGGCGGTCAAAAACAACGGGTTGCATTGGCCCGCAGTTTAGCAAAAAAACCAAAACTCTTATTACTCGATGAACCGATGGGTGCGTTAGACAAAAAATTGCGCGGACAAATGCAATTAGAAGTTGTGGAAATTTTGGAACGCGTTGGTGTCACCTGCGTTATGGTAACGCATGACCAAGAAGAAGCCATGACCATGGCAGGACGCATCGGCATCATGGACAAAGGACGATTATTACAAGTCGGCGCGCCAACCGTTGTATATGAAACGCCAAACAGTCGGTTTACGGCGGAATTTATTGGCTCTGCCAATATGTTTGAAGGGATTTTAGTAGAAGATGAACCCAATTATGTCAAGATAAGCTGCCCTGCTATACCAAATAAATTTTATGTAGAACATGGTATTACAGGTGAAGAAGGGATGCAGGTATGTGTAGCCATTCGCCCTGAAAAAATCACCATCCTGACAGAACAGCCCGACCATGAATACAACTGGGCAAAAGGAGTTGTACATGATATTGCCTATTTAGGCAGCCATTCTATTTATTACATCAACTTAGAATCAGGTAAACGCGTACAAGCAACAGTTGCCAATCAAGGACGATTTTCCAAACTATCCGTTACATGGAAAGACGACGTTTATATCAGTTGGCATTCTGAAAGTATGGTGGTGCTAACATCATGA
- a CDS encoding AAA family ATPase: MSHIPHKRPYRIAQSYILMQESLSPLVIYQRITANLGNVVKGQHSAIRKLMAAFASGGHVLLEDLPGTGKTTLAKALAQSLQLTFQRIQFTPDLLPSDILGVSIFDPRDQSFRFHKGPIFTEILLADEINRASPRAQSALLEAMAEQQVSIEGSRYPLNELFFVIATQNPIEFHGTYPLPEAQMDRFAMRFQLGYVGIEDEVAILTTHRTEQPMNDIKACVSRDEVLLLRKAVQAVRISEELKHYIVRLVSTTRQFAGIQMGASPRASLALMKVSQALALFDGLEFVTPQHIQEIAVAVLAHRLKIDSQARFSGMEAENVVTAILQKVPVPV, from the coding sequence ATGAGCCATATTCCTCATAAACGTCCTTATAGAATCGCGCAATCTTATATACTCATGCAAGAATCTTTATCCCCTTTGGTTATTTATCAACGCATCACCGCCAATTTAGGCAATGTTGTAAAGGGACAACATAGCGCGATTCGCAAATTAATGGCAGCATTTGCCAGTGGTGGACATGTACTTCTTGAAGATTTACCCGGTACAGGTAAAACAACACTGGCTAAAGCCCTTGCTCAATCATTACAACTCACATTTCAACGCATTCAATTTACCCCTGATTTACTGCCTTCAGATATTCTTGGGGTTTCTATTTTTGACCCACGCGACCAATCTTTTCGGTTTCATAAAGGGCCTATTTTTACAGAAATTTTATTAGCCGATGAAATTAATCGCGCCTCGCCACGCGCACAATCCGCCTTGTTAGAAGCGATGGCAGAGCAACAAGTGAGCATAGAAGGCTCTCGTTATCCACTGAATGAATTATTTTTTGTTATTGCGACCCAAAATCCAATTGAATTTCATGGTACATACCCATTACCTGAAGCACAAATGGATAGATTTGCCATGCGCTTTCAACTGGGATATGTCGGCATTGAAGATGAAGTTGCTATTTTAACCACACATCGCACTGAACAACCTATGAATGACATTAAAGCTTGTGTGAGTCGAGATGAAGTATTGTTGTTACGTAAAGCGGTGCAAGCCGTGCGGATTAGTGAAGAATTAAAACATTACATCGTGCGTCTTGTTAGCACAACTCGTCAATTTGCGGGTATTCAGATGGGAGCAAGTCCGCGTGCGTCTTTAGCACTGATGAAGGTTTCTCAAGCACTTGCGTTGTTTGACGGATTAGAATTTGTCACACCACAACATATTCAAGAAATTGCCGTTGCAGTATTAGCTCACCGTTTAAAAATAGATTCACAAGCACGGTTTTCAGGCATGGAAGCTGAAAACGTTGTCACGGCAATTTTACAAAAAGTACCTGTTCCCGTTTAA